The proteins below come from a single Hirundo rustica isolate bHirRus1 chromosome 6, bHirRus1.pri.v3, whole genome shotgun sequence genomic window:
- the RNH1 gene encoding ribonuclease inhibitor isoform X1 gives MELDIQCEEMSPSRWAELLTTMKSCKTIRLDDCNLSSSNCQDLSSIINTNPSLTELKLNNNELGDEGVEYLCKGLLTPSCSLQKLWLQNCNLTSASCETLRSVLSAQPSLTELHVGDNRLGTAGVKVLCQGMMNPTCKLQKLQLEYCELTADIVEALNAALQSKPTLKELSLSNNTLGDTAVKQLCQGLVEASCNLELLHLENCGITSDSCMEISAVLRSKSSLMDLSVGDNKIGDSGLALLCQGLMHPSCKIQKLWLWDCDLTSASCKDLSRLISTKETLTEISLIDNNLRDSGMEMLCQALKDPKSKLQELWVRECGLTTACCKAVSSALSTNKHLKVLHIGENKLGDAGVELLCEGLMHPNCNIQSLWEAFEVFSSHHEGSCLCGKTTSQPLLMSLRLHLCRLGNCDLTAGCCATLATAMATKQCLTELDLSYNPLDDEGIRKICEALRKPSCNVQQLILYDILWSSEVDDELRALEESKPEVKIIS, from the exons ATGGAGCTTGACATCCAGTGTGAAGAGATGAGCCCATCTAGATGGGCTGAACTTCTGACCACAATGAAATCCTGCAAAACCATCAG GCTGGATGATTGCAATCTCTCCAGCAGTAACTGCCAGGATCTCTCTTCCATCATCAATACAAATCCATCCCTCACAGAGCTGAAGCTGAACAACAACGAGCTGGGAGATGAAGGTGTTGAATACCTGTGTAAAGGGTTGCTGACGCCAAGCTGTAGCCTACAGAAGTTATG GCTGCAAAACTGCAATCTGACAAGTGCCAGCTGTGAGACCCTGCGCTCTGTCCTCAGTGCCCAGCCATCCCTGACAGAGCTGCATGTaggggataacagactgggaACTGCTGGTGTGAAGGTGCTGTGCCAAGGGATGATGAACCCCACCTGTAAGCTGCAGAAGCTACA gCTGGAGTACTGTGAACTCACAGCTGATATTGTGGAAGCTCTCAATGCTGCTCTGCAAAGCAAGCCCACCCTGAAGGAGCTCAGCCTGAGCAACAACACGCTGGGAGATACGGCTGTaaagcagctgtgccagggcctggtGGAGGCAAGCTGCAACCTAGAGCTACTACA cctggagaaCTGTGGCATAACCAGCGACAGCTGCATGGAGATCAGTGCTGTTCTCAGGAGCAAGTCATCTCTGATGGATCTTTCTGTGGGGGACAACAAGATCGGGGACTCCGgtctggctctgctgtgccagggactgATGCATCCGAGCTGCAAAATCCAGAAGCTGTG gTTATGGGACTGTGATCTCACAAGTGCTAGCTGTAAAGATCTCTCCAGACTCATCAGTACAAAGGAGACCCTCACAGAGATCAGTCTGATAGACAATAACCTGAGAGACTCAGGGATGGAAATGCTGTGTCAGGCACTCAAGGATCCCAAATCTAAACTTCAGGAGCTATG GGTTAGGGAGTGTGGGCTCACCACTGCTTGCTGCAAggctgtcagctctgctctcagcaccAACAAGCACCTGAAAGTACTGCACATAGGCGAGAACAAGCTGGGAGATGCAGGTGTGGAGCTCCTGTGTGAAGGGCTGATGCACCCCAACTGTAACATCCAGTCCCTATG GGAGGCCTTTGAGGTGTTCAGCAGTCACCATGAGGGCAGCTGTCTCTGTGGCAAGACCACAAGCCAGCCCCTGCTGATGTCTCTAAGACTCCATCTTTGCAG gctgGGTAACTGTGACCTGACAGcaggctgctgtgccaccctTGCCACCGCCATGGCCACCAAGCAGTGCCTCACCGAGCTGGACCTGAGCTACAACCCTCTGGATGATGAAGGCATCAGGAAGATCTGTGAAGCCTTGAGGAAGCCCAGCTGCAACGTGCAGCAGTTAAT TTTGTATGACATTTTGTGGAGTTCTGAAGTGGATGATGAACTGAGAGCCTTGGAAGAGTCCAAGCCTGAAGTGAAGATCATTTCATGA
- the RNH1 gene encoding ribonuclease inhibitor isoform X2: MELDIQCEEMSPSRWAELLTTMKSCKTIRLDDCNLSSSNCQDLSSIINTNPSLTELKLNNNELGDEGVEYLCKGLLTPSCSLQKLWLQNCNLTSASCETLRSVLSAQPSLTELHVGDNRLGTAGVKVLCQGMMNPTCKLQKLQLEYCELTADIVEALNAALQSKPTLKELSLSNNTLGDTAVKQLCQGLVEASCNLELLHLENCGITSDSCMEISAVLRSKSSLMDLSVGDNKIGDSGLALLCQGLMHPSCKIQKLWLWDCDLTSASCKDLSRLISTKETLTEISLIDNNLRDSGMEMLCQALKDPKSKLQELWVRECGLTTACCKAVSSALSTNKHLKVLHIGENKLGDAGVELLCEGLMHPNCNIQSLWLGNCDLTAGCCATLATAMATKQCLTELDLSYNPLDDEGIRKICEALRKPSCNVQQLILYDILWSSEVDDELRALEESKPEVKIIS; the protein is encoded by the exons ATGGAGCTTGACATCCAGTGTGAAGAGATGAGCCCATCTAGATGGGCTGAACTTCTGACCACAATGAAATCCTGCAAAACCATCAG GCTGGATGATTGCAATCTCTCCAGCAGTAACTGCCAGGATCTCTCTTCCATCATCAATACAAATCCATCCCTCACAGAGCTGAAGCTGAACAACAACGAGCTGGGAGATGAAGGTGTTGAATACCTGTGTAAAGGGTTGCTGACGCCAAGCTGTAGCCTACAGAAGTTATG GCTGCAAAACTGCAATCTGACAAGTGCCAGCTGTGAGACCCTGCGCTCTGTCCTCAGTGCCCAGCCATCCCTGACAGAGCTGCATGTaggggataacagactgggaACTGCTGGTGTGAAGGTGCTGTGCCAAGGGATGATGAACCCCACCTGTAAGCTGCAGAAGCTACA gCTGGAGTACTGTGAACTCACAGCTGATATTGTGGAAGCTCTCAATGCTGCTCTGCAAAGCAAGCCCACCCTGAAGGAGCTCAGCCTGAGCAACAACACGCTGGGAGATACGGCTGTaaagcagctgtgccagggcctggtGGAGGCAAGCTGCAACCTAGAGCTACTACA cctggagaaCTGTGGCATAACCAGCGACAGCTGCATGGAGATCAGTGCTGTTCTCAGGAGCAAGTCATCTCTGATGGATCTTTCTGTGGGGGACAACAAGATCGGGGACTCCGgtctggctctgctgtgccagggactgATGCATCCGAGCTGCAAAATCCAGAAGCTGTG gTTATGGGACTGTGATCTCACAAGTGCTAGCTGTAAAGATCTCTCCAGACTCATCAGTACAAAGGAGACCCTCACAGAGATCAGTCTGATAGACAATAACCTGAGAGACTCAGGGATGGAAATGCTGTGTCAGGCACTCAAGGATCCCAAATCTAAACTTCAGGAGCTATG GGTTAGGGAGTGTGGGCTCACCACTGCTTGCTGCAAggctgtcagctctgctctcagcaccAACAAGCACCTGAAAGTACTGCACATAGGCGAGAACAAGCTGGGAGATGCAGGTGTGGAGCTCCTGTGTGAAGGGCTGATGCACCCCAACTGTAACATCCAGTCCCTATG gctgGGTAACTGTGACCTGACAGcaggctgctgtgccaccctTGCCACCGCCATGGCCACCAAGCAGTGCCTCACCGAGCTGGACCTGAGCTACAACCCTCTGGATGATGAAGGCATCAGGAAGATCTGTGAAGCCTTGAGGAAGCCCAGCTGCAACGTGCAGCAGTTAAT TTTGTATGACATTTTGTGGAGTTCTGAAGTGGATGATGAACTGAGAGCCTTGGAAGAGTCCAAGCCTGAAGTGAAGATCATTTCATGA